CTGTGCGGCCTGGAAGACAGTGGCTTCGAGGAAGCCTACAAAAAGGCCGGCAACATCTTTGCCAAGGTCGGCTCGGAGCCGGACAAGGGCGTCAGCAAACTGTTTACCCACCTGTCCCACGAAGTCGACGAATACATGAAGCACATCAGCGGCTACGGCATCGCCTAGTCCGCCTCCTCCAGGAAGCCCCGGCCCGGCCTTGTGCCCGGCCGGGGCTTTTTTATGACCGGCCCCGGTGCATCCGAAGAGCAAGCGGACTGTCACAGCGACGCAACGTGGACGCCAACCCTTTTCAATGCCGGCCTATTCCGTTACAGCCAGCCCTTGCCCGCAGCAATCAAGGAGTCGCCCATGCCGTCACTGTCGTTCATGCTCGCCTACCTCGTTTTCGGGGCGGTTGCCGGCGTCATCGCCGGACTGCTTGGGGTTGGCGGCGGCATTGTCGTGGTCCCGGCCCTGTTCTGGTTTTTCACCGCCCAGGGCTTTTCCCCGGACATCATCATGCAGATGGCCCTTGGCACGTCGTTGGCCGCCATCATGTTCACCTCAATCTCAAGCCTTCGGGCCCACCACCGCCGGGGCGCGGTCCTGTGGCCCATTGTCAAAGCCATCACTCCGGGTATCCTGATAGGCACCTTTGCCGGCTCCTGCGTGGCCGCCAAGCTCCCCACCGGCTTTCTCAAGGGCTTTTTCGTGTGCTTTCTCTATTACGTCGCCATCCAGATGCTGCTCAACATCAAGCCCAAGGCCAGCCGCCAGATTCCGGGCCAGGCCGGCATGTTCGGGGCCGGGTTTGGCATCGGCGCGGTGTCGAGTCTGGTCGGCATCGGCGGCGGCACCTTGTCCGTACCATTTATGGTCTGGTGCAACATCGCCATGCACACGGCCGTTGGCACTTCCGCCGCCATCGGCTTCCCCATCGCCCTGGCCGGAACCGTCGGATACGTCGTCAACGGCCTGGGCGCGGCGAATCTGCCGCCGCTGTCTTTTGGCTATATCTATCTGCCGGCCCTGGTCGGCGTGGCGGCTGTCAGCATCCTGACCGCTCCCTACGGCGCCAAGCTCGCGCACAAGCTGCCGGTTCCCACCCTCAAACGCTTCTTCGCCCTGTTCGTCCTGGCCATGGCCACGCGGATGCTGTGGGGCATGTTCTAACCCGCCGCAACAGAAGGGACCTCGCCATGCTGCAACCCCTGATCGGACTGGCCGTCATCCTGGCCGTCGCCGCGCTTGTGAGCGAACACCGGGGCAAAATCCCCTGGCGCATGGCGGCCGGCGGTCTCGGTTTGCAATTCGCCCTGGCGGCGCTGATGCTCAAGGCTCCTTTTTTGCGCGGCATTTTTCTCGGCCTCAATGCCCTGGTGGCCGCCATGGACGAGGCCACCCGGGCCGGCACGGCCTTTGTGTTCGGCTATGTGGGCGGCGGCCCGGCTCCCTTTGCCGCAACCGATCCGGGCGCGAGCTTTATCCTCGGCTTCCAGGCCCTGCCCCTGGTCATCGTCATCGCCGCCCTGGCCGCCCTGCTCTATTACTGGAATATCCTGCCCCATGTCGTCCGGGCCTTTTCCCTGCTGCTTGAAAAGGTCATGGGCATCGGCGGCGTGCTGGGCGTGGGGGCCGGGGGCTGCATCTTTCTCGGCATGATCGAAGCCCCGCTGCTCATTCGTCCCTATTTAAACCGCATGACCCGCAGCGAACTGTTTGCCATGATGACCACCGGCATGTCCTGCATCGCCGGCACCATGCTCATGCTCTACGCCACGGTCTTGAAATCCGTCATCCCCGATGCCCTGGGGCACATCCTGACCGCCTCGGTCATCCACGCCCCGGCAGCCCTGCTTATTGCCGGGCTGATGCTGCCGGAAACCGGCCAGCCGACCCTTGGCCGCACCATCCCCAAGTCCACGGCCTCAGGCAGCATGGACGCCATTGTGTCGGGCACGGCCGACGGTCTTCGCCTGTTCTGGAGCATCATCGCCACCCTGCTCGTCTTCGTGGCCCTGGTGAAACTGGCCAACATCCTTCTTGGGGCCATGCCCGATCTGGCCGGCGCACCGATCACCCTGGAACGGGCCTTGGGCGTCCTCATGGCCCCGGCCGCCTGGCTCATCGGCGTGCCCTGGGCCGAGGCGTCCACGGCCGGGACGCTCCTTGGCGCCAAGATCGTGCTCAATGAATTTATTGCCTTCATCGACATGGCCAAACTGCCGGCCGGGTCGCTGTCGGACCACTCCCGCCTCATTATGACCTATGCCATGTGCAGCTTCGCCAACTGCGGCTCGGTGGGCATCCTGCTGGCCGGCCTGACCTCGCTTTGCCCGGAACGCAAGGCCGAGATCACGTCTCTGGGGGGGCGGGCGCTGCTTGGCGGTGTGCTGGCGTCGCTGTCGACGGGTGCTGTGGTGGGGATTCTGGCAGCGTTTTAGCCGGAAGACTCCGCTCCTTCTCGGCCACATGCAAGCCGACAAGCCGGGCCATGAAAAAGACCATGTAGAACTGGCCGGCAATGCCCTCAAGCACGGACAGCGTCCGGGCCACCGGCGAAATGGGTACGATGTCGCCGTAGCCAGTGGTCAAGAGCGACACATAACTGAAGAAAAAGAGCAGCCGATCCTGCTCCTGATCAGACAGATTGTGCCCGTGGACCGTAAAATCAAAGGCTGCCGGGTTGATACGGACGACGAGAGAATAGAGTACATACCACATGGCTCCGATAAACATATAAACACACAAACCGCCAAGGACTGTATCCAGATCGACCCGACGTTGCCGGGACAGATACTGCGAAACCTCCACGGCCGTAAAAAGAATGACGCTGGCAACGAGAAAATCTCCAACAATATCTACATAGAGAAATCCTATTGTGTATTTTATCACAACAATAAAGGCGCAACATCCTGTCAGGACGCAATTTACATTGTTTAACAGACTTTTTCCGGCGATGCCCAAGGCTGCCAGCAATATCCCCAGAAAGAGGAGATCCTGTATGACAGCCCCTATGGCGCCGACGACAAACGGCGAGGCTATAAGCTGGAGCAACAAGGCCGCCAGCAGCCAGTGAAATCGTTTGCTGGTGGTGGTGACCGCTGTTGCGATATGGGGCGAGACGGTGGGCATGCGATATTCCTTTCGAAAAGGGCTACACGAGCCGGCAGCCGGCGGCAAGGAAGCAAGGGATTACAGCAGGGCCGCACCGCTTAACAGCATGACGAAGCGTTTGTAGAGGTCGACGTCAAAAGAGCCGGCCATTTCATGGCGCATGATGCGAAGGGCTTCAAAAGGACGCACGGCATCGGCATAGCAGCGTCTGGAGGTCAGGGCGTCGTAGACATCGGCCAGGGACACGGCCCGGACGTGGAGTGGGATAGCCTCGCCGGCCCTGCCTCCGGGATACCCCTTCCCGTCGAGCTTTTCGTGGTGCATGAGAATGCATTCCCGGGCCAGACGCGACAGGGACAATCCCCGGCAAAGCCGCACACCCAAAGCCGGATGCTCTTTTACGGTCAGAAATTCCCCGGGCGTGAGCCTTCCGGGTTTGGACAGGACGGCCGGGTCAACGGCCTCCTTGCCGCTGTCGTGCAACAGCGCCCCGACGCCGGCCTGGACGATCGTGGGCGTGGGCAGCCCCAGGGAACGCAGCAGAAAAACCGTGTACACAAAGACATGCACGCCGTGGCTGTAGACATCATAGTCATGAGCCATGAGCGCCCCCATCCGGGCCAGTCCGGCCTCGGAGCACAAAAACGCCACGCTATCGCGGGCATAGCCCACAAACAGCCGGCCATGCACGTCGGAGACGGCCTGGGGCAGGCGCTCCCGGATGAGATCACTGACGATGTCGCAGCAATTATGGTAAAAAACCGTAGCCTTGTCCGCGATGGGCAGTTGTGCGCCAAGAAGCGCCCCAGGCAAATGACGGCGCATGTAGGCGCGGTAGCTGTCCCGCTCGTCCCGGTGGATGAAGACCGTGCGCACGCCGTATTCACCCAGCATTTCCCGGCGTACCCCGGTGAGCGCTTCGCCGCTTCGGGCAAACAGGGTATGCGTATCGCCGTGGCGCAAATAGATATGAAATTCTCCCGGGGCATGGGGAAATATATGCCCCACCGGGATCGGGTGGTACTCACTGGCCGGATCGACCGACGGCGGCGGTGCAAGCTGCGTCATCGTGGGTTTGACTTTGTTACATTTTCTGTTCAGTTTTTTTGGTGATTTGCGCCCAGGCTCTCACGCCCAGTCTTTGAGCCGCTGTAATGCCGGCATTTTCTAAAACAAACCTTATTCCCTGGCCCGAAAGTCAACTTTCCTCCGAGGGTTAGCAAAACCCGGGCCGAAAAAGGGGGACCTTCATGTGCGGCAGATTCGCCCTGGCCGTGCCGCGTCGGCTGGTGGCCGAAGCCATGGGTGTACCGGATATGCCCGAGGTCCCGGCCCGACCGGAAATTTTCCCGTCGCAACTCATTGAAGCCGTGTTCACGGCCCGGGAGAGCGCACGGCGTATGGCCGGTCTTTTTCGGTGGGGATTTGTCCCGGTCTTTCTCAAGGACGATCCGGCAGCGCGGCCTATGATCAATGCCCGGTGTGAAACCGTGCTCACCCTGCCCTCGTTCCGGGCGGCGGCCCGCTACCGGCGCTGCATCGTGCCGGCCGAGGGCTACTATGAATGGCGCAAGGACCCCGGAGGACGCAAAACGCGGTTTTTCCTGAGCGTTCCAGGGACGCCAGTCCTTGGGCTCGCCGGCATCTATGAACGCGCAGTCACCACTGCCGGCGAGGTGCGCGACACCGTGGCCATTCTCACCCGGCCAGCCGAAGGCGTGGCGGCCGCTGTCCACCCCCGGATGCCGCTTGTCATCGCCACCCAGGCCATGGAGGCTTGGCTTGATCCCGGACGCACCGAACGGACGGACATCGAACCGCTGTTGGCTCTGGCTCCGCCCGGGGGACTCAAGGCCAGCGCGGCTCCGGGGGAGCCGTCGCTGCTGGTGCTGTGAGGAAGGAACCGCCCTGGAAGAGGGCCTTTGGGCGAGGAGTCGTTGCAGCGTGCGCCTAGCCTGTGAAAAAAGCCGGCGCGCTGCGGTGGGTCAGCCCTGCTCCGGCTCCGAAAGCGCTGCTGCGCTGGGCCGTTCGTAGGGGGCAACGAACGTAAAACAACTGCCCGATCCTGGCATGCTGGCAACCGTCAGCCGACCGCCCATGGCCTGGGCCAGTTTGCCGGCAATGGCCAGTCCCAGGCCCGCGCCGCCAAAACGCCGGGTCTTGCTGCCGTCGGCCTGACGAAATGGCTCAAAAATGGTCTCGCTCTGGTCAGGGGCAAGCCCGATGCCGGTATCGCGGACCGCCAGGGCGAGGACCACCGACGGCACTGGAGTCGCCATGTCTCCGGGAGGCTGGTCCTCGACGGTTGCCACGACTGCGATCGTGCCCGTTTCCGTGAATTTGACGGCATTGCTGAGCAAGGCAGCCAGGATCTGGCGCAGCCCGCCGCCGTCGCCGACCACCAGCTCCGGAATCCGACGGTCCACGGTCCAGGTCAGGGCCAGCCCCTTTTGTATGGCCGCCCCGCCAAAGGAATTGACCACGCCCTCAATGATATTGGCTACGCTAAAGGGCGCCCGGCGTGTCTGCACGTCTCCGGAATCGAGGCGGGCAAAATCAAGGACACTCTCCAGCAGGGCGGCCAGGGTGCGGCCGGATTCCTTGAGCGTCTCAATGAGTTCCTGCTGTTCGGCAGTCAGGGCCGTGATTCCGAGCAGTTCGGCCATGCCCAGAATGCCATTTAAGGGGGTGCGGATCTCATGGGACATGTTGTCCATGAATTCGTGCTTGAGCCGTTCAGCGGCCAGGGTGGCCTCCTCGGCCAGCCGACGATCCGTGACGTCTTCCATGATCCAGATGGAACCTTCCTGGGGACGGTCGGCGTACAGCACCTGGCCGATCAGGCGACACCAGAAATGCACACCATCGCTGCGACGCATGACAGAGACGGTGTCCACCCGCTCCCCTCGGCCAAGCACCGGGTAGAATCGTTGGCCAAAGGCTTCAAATGCGGCCTGGTCCAGATAAAACGCCGCCGTGGAAAGACCGGCCGCCTTCCCCTGCTCCAGGCTGAAAAGCTCGTGAAACCGCGGGTTGGCCCGCCGTACAACGCGGTCGGCGACAAAAGCGATGCCGATGGGGCTGTTTTCAAAAATGTAGTTGAGACTGCGGTGGGATTCCTCCAAGGCCTTTTCGGCCTTGCGTCGTTCTCCCATCTCGTGGCGCAACTCCTGATTGGCCCGTCGCAGGTCTTCGGCCCGCTCCGCAACGTCGCGTTCAAGCACAGCCAGGGTCTGCCGGTTTTGGGCATCCACCCTCTTTTGCGCCGTGATGTTGCGGGCAACGCAAACAACCCCGGCCATCTGGCCCGTTTGGTCCATGACCGGGGTTTTGAGCACTTGCAACCAGACCGAACGGTCATCGCGTTCGACAACATATTCAAACATCTGAGGCTGCCCGGAGGCCATGACTGTCTGATCGGCCTGGCGGTGGCGGTTGGCGCTGGAAGCCGGAAACGCCGTGAAATCGGTGCTGCCCACAATCGCCTGGGCCGGAATGCCGAACAGCTCGCAAAATGCCCGGTTCACATACCGATAGGTGAAGCTGGCGTCCTTGAAAAAAAAGATGTCCGACGAAGCATCCACCATGGCCCAACACAGGCTTGGGTCGAGAGGCGGCATTGCGGGGTCAATCATGAGGCCAACTCTAGCGCAGACAGCTTCGGTGCGGCAACGGATTTCATACTGGCAAGGCGTGGCCGGGAGACGGCGGGAAAACCGCTGGCGACGGCCTTCCCCGCCATTGCCGGGCCGAAGAAAATATGGTTAGGTCCAGCCCACATAACGCGGCCTTTGCCGGCCGCATGGGAGCATTCATGCGCAAATCCGCTTTGCCGGTGCTGTTGGCCACCAGCCTGTTTATCGCTTCGTCCCCGGTTTGGGCCGGCCAGGAACCTCAAGCCGCCCCCCCGTCCGAGCAGCCGGCAGCGCAACCGACAGCGCAACCAGCCAAGGCCAGCGGCCCTTCCACCACGCGCTCGGATGCGGCCGAAGCCCGCTACCGCGCCTGGGTGGACAAAGAGCATGCCCAGGACGCCGCGGAATTTGCCAAGGAAAAATCCAAGGTCGAAGACAAATACAAAGGCTACGTGCGCCCCAAACGGGAGAAAAAGGGCGGCAAGGCCGAGCCTGCTGACAAGCCGGCCAAGCCCTGACCCCCGCTTTCAGCCTGCTGCCTAGCGGCCGGCTTACCCCCGGCACAACGCCTCGGCCATGACGCCGGCCACCTCGCCCAGTTCGCCGCAGACCGTTATTCCCGCTTGCTCCAGACAGGCCAGTTTTTCGGCCGCGCCGCCGGGACGCTCCAAAAGCGCCCCGGCATGGCCAAGGGTGCGCCCCGGCGGCGCGGTCAAACCGGCCACAAAGGCCAGCACCGGCTTGGGGTAGACCGTACGCTGCACGTATTCGGCCAGCTCCTCCTCAGCCGTGCCGCCGACCTCGCCGATGACCATGACCGCCTTGACCCGCGCATCATCGCGCACCATCTCGCACAGCTCGACAAACCCCGCCCCGCCAAACGGATCGCCCCCGATGCCGACGGCCAATGCCTGCCCGATGCCGGCTGCCGTCAGTCGTGAAGCGACTTCGTAGGTGAGCGTGCCGCTGCGTGAAAAAACCGCCGTCGGTCCAGGCGAAAACGGTTCCACCGGCATGATGCCGGCCAGGAACTGCTTCCCCGGCACAATGAATCCCGGCGAATTGGGACCGATGACCAGCGTCCCCCGACCGGCCAGGGCAGCGCGCACCAGCAGCATGTCGCGCTGGGGGATGCCGTCGGTGATGCAGACAATGCGCGCCACGCCAGCGGCCGCCGCCTCCAGCACGGCGTCGGCCGCGCCGGGGGCAGGGACGAAAATGACGGACAGGTCGATATCGTGCTCGGCCACGGCTTCGGCCACGGTGTCGTAGACCGGCGTCCCGTCCACCATACTCCCGCCCCGAAACGGGGTGACCCCGGCCACCACCTGCACGCCATAGGCCCGCATCCGCTTCGCATGGGCGCTGCCGGCCCGGCCGGTCAGGCCCTGGATAAGCACCCGGGCGTCCGGTCCCAGATCGAGCAGACCCGGCAGTACCGGTCCGCGTGGACCACACCCGGCCCGGCGGATCACGGATCGGTTCAGCGGCGGCTGGGGACAGATTGCCGCCCCGGTCACAGCCTGGGGTCGCCCAGGGCTCGGCACAACTTCGGAAAGCATGGCCACGGCCTGATCCATATCCTCAGCCACCAACACCCGCCCCCCGGACATGGCCCGCAGCCGGTCCGCGCCGGCCTTGGCCGCATTGCCGGCAAAACGGACCACCAACGGCCGGCCCGGCCCGTCGCCAAGGGCCTTGGCCAACGCCTCGGCCACGTCGGCACAGGACAGGATGCCGCCGTACATGTTGACGCAGCAGGCTTCCACGGCCGGGTCGGCAAAAAGAAGGTCAAAGGCCGCCCGCAATCGGACCGCATCGGCCGTGCCGCCAAAATCAAGGAAATTGGCCGCCGGCAGTCCCGCCGCCCCCAGGGCGTCCATGGTGGCCATGGCCAGTCCAGCGCCGTTGGCCACCAGCCCCACCCGGCCGGACAAGCTCACAAACGACAGCCGATGGACAGCCGCCTGGCGTTCGGCCGGCGTGGCAAAGCGGTCGTCGCCAAACTGGGCCAGCTTCGGGCGCTGGGCCACGACGTTGTCATCGATGATGCACTTGGCGTCCAAGGCCACGAAGCGTCCCTCGGCCGTAACGGCCAGGGGATTGATCTCGGCCAGGAGCAAGCCGTACTCGGCCACGGCTCCAAAAAGCCGGCCAAGCAGGCTCTCGAAGGCGGCCCAGGTCTCCCGCTCCAGGCGAAGATGGAAAAAAGCGGCCCGGGCCAGCCAGTCCGGACAGACCAGCGACGGCGGCACATCCAGGACCAGCAGGTCCGGGGTACCGGCCAGCGTTTCGACATCCACGCCGCCCTGGCGGCCAAGGGTCAGACAAAAGCTCTTGCGCTGCCTGGAGACGCCAAGCGAGAGGTAGCAGGCCCGCGTATGGGCGACGGCAGCCTCCAGACGCAAAAAAGGCGGCGTCATGCCGCCAAATTGCCGGGCAAAAAGTGTGTCTGCGGCCCCGGCGAGATCGGCGGCGGCATCCACGCGGACCACGCCCCCGGCCTTGCCGCGACCGCCGCCAAGGGTCTGGGCCTTTACATAGTAGGGACCGGTGAACGGCGGGATCACCGGCGCGCCGCCGGGTTCAAGGACAAGGCCGGGCGGCGTCTGGATGCCGGCTTCGGCCAGAAGCGCCTTGCCGGCGTGTTCGGTCAACAGCATGGGCGCGCTCCTTGGGGGTGTCCGAGGCTGGTTGCGGGAGTTCTTCCGTCATGCCCGCCTTTACGGGAAAAAGCCACTGCCTCGGGCCATAATCCATCCGGTTCAATCGTCGGTCATGATGTTGGTCAGATCCATGCGCACCCCGTTGGTCTCCTCTTCCCCGGCCGGGTCCGGCAGGGCGATGGGCTGGCCGAAGTGCTTTTTCGCCTCCTGATAGCCAAGGTTCAAGGCCTTCAGGTTGGCGTCACGGATTTTCTCGGGCAAGGCGGTCTTGAGGCTCTTTCGCATGGCCTCGATGCGGGCAAAGGGCAGCAGAAAAGCCACCGCGCCCAAAGCCACGACATTGGTGGCCTGGGGCACCCCCACCTTCTCCCGGGCCAGCCGGGTGAAAGGCAGACCCAAAAAGACATTGGTCGGGCTTTGACGCACCAGTTCCGAATCGACCAACAGCGTGCCCCGGGGCTTGAGGTAAGAATAATAGCCGGCCGCAGCCTCCTGGGACAGGGCCACCAGCAGATCAAGATATTCGGTCTTGGGGTAGCTGATGGGTTCGGAGCTGACGACCAGATCCGACCGGCTGGCCCCGCCCCGGGCCTCGGGACCATAGCTCTGGGTCTGGGTGACGTAGTAGCCGTGCCCCAGAGCCAGGGCCTGGCCCAGGAGCTTGCCCATGGTCAGGATGCCCTGGCCGCCAAGGCCCGAGAGCCGTATTTCGTAGCGCGCCAGCACCTGCCTGACGCCGTTGCCGTTGGCCGCGCCGTTGCCGCTACCCTCTCCCGCCCCGCTCATGCCGCACCTCCCTTTTTCGCCCGCAGTCCCTGGCACATGGCCGCGTAGCGCGTCTCCAGTCCGGGAACGTCGCGGCGCACGAAACTGCCGATGGGAATCTTGCCGCCGGGGTCTTCCAGCTTGGCATACCGCTCCAGCGGCAGGCAGGAGTTTTTAAGCCAACGAAACATCTCCACCGCGCTTTTAAAGCCGTTGCCGCGCCCGTACTGGGTGAAGCACGGGGTAAGGGCCTCGACCAGATTGAACCCCGGCCGGGTCAGGGCGTCGGTCAGCAGCGCATCGAGTTCCTTGACGTGAAAGACCGTGCCCCGCGACACCCCGGCCGCCCCGGCCGCCCGGGTCAGTTCCACAATGTCGAAGGCGCTTTCCAGCTGTCCCATGGGGCTGGTGTGGGAATAGGCCCCTTCGGGGGTGGTGGAGGAGCACTGGCCGCCGGTCATGCCGTAGATGAAGTTATTGAGCACCAGGGCGGTCACGCCGATATTGCGCCGGGCGGCATGGATGAGATGGTTGCCGCCAATGGAGAAGGCGTCGCCGTCGCCCATGACTGCGATGACGGTGAGTTTGGGGTTGGCCATCTTGATGCCGGTGGCCACGGTCAGCGCCCGCCCGTGGGTGGTGTGCACGGTGTTGAAGTCCACATAGGCGGCGATGCGGCCGGAACAGCCGATGCCGGCCACGATGACCACGTTGTCCTTGGCAAGGCCCAGGGCATGCACGCTTCGCACCAGGGAGCCAAGCACGATGCCATGGCCGCAGCCCGGGCAAAAGACGAGCGGGAACTTCTTGTTATGCCGCAGGTAATGGTGGATCAGCTGGGTGATTTCGGCCATGTCACGCGATCTCCTTGAGTATCTGGGAGGGCGTTATGATCTGTCCGTCGATACGGTTGATGGTGCGCACGGTGGTATGCCCTTCGTTGACCCGTTTGACCTCGCGCGAGAGCTGCCCCATGTTGAGTTCCGGCACCACCGCCAGCCGGGTGGAGCGCAACAGCGGCTCCACATGGCGGCGGGGGAAGGGATAGAGGGTCTTAAGCACCAGCAGCCCCGCCCGAACGCCGGCTTCCCGGGCTTGCCGCACCGCCAGCCGGGCCGAGCGGGCCACGCAGCCATAGGCAATGACCACCACTTCGGCGTCAGCCGTTTCGACATGCTCGACGAGCTGGATGTCTTCGAAAAACCGGTCGATCTTGCGAAACTGGCGTTCCGTGAGCGCCCGCACTTCCTCGGGCCGGCTGGTGGGAAAGCCCTGGGCGTCGTGGGTCAGCCCGGTGACATGGAAGCGGTAGCCCGAGCCTATGGGCGGCATGGGCGGCACGCCGCGCATCGTTTCCTCAAAGGGTTTGTACCATTCCGGCGGCATGGTCGGGGTCAGGCGGGAGACGATCTCGAAATCGCCGGGCTCGGGCAGGCTGATCTTTTCCCGGGTGTGGGCAGTGATCTCATCAAGCAGCAAAATGACCGGGGTACGGTACTTTTCGGCGAAATTAAAGGCCGTAACAGCCATCTCCACACACTCGGGCACATCAGTGGCCGAAAGGACAATGATGGGGTGATCGCCGTGCGCCCCCCAGCGGGCCTGCTGCACGTCGCCCTGGCCCGGGCTGGTGGGCAGACCGGTGCTGGCCCCGCCGCGCATGACATTGACCAGGACCAGCGGCGTCTCGGTCATGGCCGCATAGCCGATCTGCTCCTGCA
The DNA window shown above is from Desulfovibrio sp. TomC and carries:
- a CDS encoding sulfite exporter TauE/SafE family protein, yielding MPSLSFMLAYLVFGAVAGVIAGLLGVGGGIVVVPALFWFFTAQGFSPDIIMQMALGTSLAAIMFTSISSLRAHHRRGAVLWPIVKAITPGILIGTFAGSCVAAKLPTGFLKGFFVCFLYYVAIQMLLNIKPKASRQIPGQAGMFGAGFGIGAVSSLVGIGGGTLSVPFMVWCNIAMHTAVGTSAAIGFPIALAGTVGYVVNGLGAANLPPLSFGYIYLPALVGVAAVSILTAPYGAKLAHKLPVPTLKRFFALFVLAMATRMLWGMF
- a CDS encoding NupC/NupG family nucleoside CNT transporter produces the protein MLQPLIGLAVILAVAALVSEHRGKIPWRMAAGGLGLQFALAALMLKAPFLRGIFLGLNALVAAMDEATRAGTAFVFGYVGGGPAPFAATDPGASFILGFQALPLVIVIAALAALLYYWNILPHVVRAFSLLLEKVMGIGGVLGVGAGGCIFLGMIEAPLLIRPYLNRMTRSELFAMMTTGMSCIAGTMLMLYATVLKSVIPDALGHILTASVIHAPAALLIAGLMLPETGQPTLGRTIPKSTASGSMDAIVSGTADGLRLFWSIIATLLVFVALVKLANILLGAMPDLAGAPITLERALGVLMAPAAWLIGVPWAEASTAGTLLGAKIVLNEFIAFIDMAKLPAGSLSDHSRLIMTYAMCSFANCGSVGILLAGLTSLCPERKAEITSLGGRALLGGVLASLSTGAVVGILAAF
- a CDS encoding potassium channel family protein, whose product is MPTVSPHIATAVTTTSKRFHWLLAALLLQLIASPFVVGAIGAVIQDLLFLGILLAALGIAGKSLLNNVNCVLTGCCAFIVVIKYTIGFLYVDIVGDFLVASVILFTAVEVSQYLSRQRRVDLDTVLGGLCVYMFIGAMWYVLYSLVVRINPAAFDFTVHGHNLSDQEQDRLLFFFSYVSLLTTGYGDIVPISPVARTLSVLEGIAGQFYMVFFMARLVGLHVAEKERSLPAKTLPESPPQHPSTATPAHRQAAPAPPET
- a CDS encoding HD-GYP domain-containing protein, translating into MTQLAPPPSVDPASEYHPIPVGHIFPHAPGEFHIYLRHGDTHTLFARSGEALTGVRREMLGEYGVRTVFIHRDERDSYRAYMRRHLPGALLGAQLPIADKATVFYHNCCDIVSDLIRERLPQAVSDVHGRLFVGYARDSVAFLCSEAGLARMGALMAHDYDVYSHGVHVFVYTVFLLRSLGLPTPTIVQAGVGALLHDSGKEAVDPAVLSKPGRLTPGEFLTVKEHPALGVRLCRGLSLSRLARECILMHHEKLDGKGYPGGRAGEAIPLHVRAVSLADVYDALTSRRCYADAVRPFEALRIMRHEMAGSFDVDLYKRFVMLLSGAALL
- a CDS encoding SOS response-associated peptidase — protein: MCGRFALAVPRRLVAEAMGVPDMPEVPARPEIFPSQLIEAVFTARESARRMAGLFRWGFVPVFLKDDPAARPMINARCETVLTLPSFRAAARYRRCIVPAEGYYEWRKDPGGRKTRFFLSVPGTPVLGLAGIYERAVTTAGEVRDTVAILTRPAEGVAAAVHPRMPLVIATQAMEAWLDPGRTERTDIEPLLALAPPGGLKASAAPGEPSLLVL
- a CDS encoding PAS domain-containing sensor histidine kinase: MIDPAMPPLDPSLCWAMVDASSDIFFFKDASFTYRYVNRAFCELFGIPAQAIVGSTDFTAFPASSANRHRQADQTVMASGQPQMFEYVVERDDRSVWLQVLKTPVMDQTGQMAGVVCVARNITAQKRVDAQNRQTLAVLERDVAERAEDLRRANQELRHEMGERRKAEKALEESHRSLNYIFENSPIGIAFVADRVVRRANPRFHELFSLEQGKAAGLSTAAFYLDQAAFEAFGQRFYPVLGRGERVDTVSVMRRSDGVHFWCRLIGQVLYADRPQEGSIWIMEDVTDRRLAEEATLAAERLKHEFMDNMSHEIRTPLNGILGMAELLGITALTAEQQELIETLKESGRTLAALLESVLDFARLDSGDVQTRRAPFSVANIIEGVVNSFGGAAIQKGLALTWTVDRRIPELVVGDGGGLRQILAALLSNAVKFTETGTIAVVATVEDQPPGDMATPVPSVVLALAVRDTGIGLAPDQSETIFEPFRQADGSKTRRFGGAGLGLAIAGKLAQAMGGRLTVASMPGSGSCFTFVAPYERPSAAALSEPEQG
- a CDS encoding ATP-grasp domain-containing protein, translated to MLLTEHAGKALLAEAGIQTPPGLVLEPGGAPVIPPFTGPYYVKAQTLGGGRGKAGGVVRVDAAADLAGAADTLFARQFGGMTPPFLRLEAAVAHTRACYLSLGVSRQRKSFCLTLGRQGGVDVETLAGTPDLLVLDVPPSLVCPDWLARAAFFHLRLERETWAAFESLLGRLFGAVAEYGLLLAEINPLAVTAEGRFVALDAKCIIDDNVVAQRPKLAQFGDDRFATPAERQAAVHRLSFVSLSGRVGLVANGAGLAMATMDALGAAGLPAANFLDFGGTADAVRLRAAFDLLFADPAVEACCVNMYGGILSCADVAEALAKALGDGPGRPLVVRFAGNAAKAGADRLRAMSGGRVLVAEDMDQAVAMLSEVVPSPGRPQAVTGAAICPQPPLNRSVIRRAGCGPRGPVLPGLLDLGPDARVLIQGLTGRAGSAHAKRMRAYGVQVVAGVTPFRGGSMVDGTPVYDTVAEAVAEHDIDLSVIFVPAPGAADAVLEAAAAGVARIVCITDGIPQRDMLLVRAALAGRGTLVIGPNSPGFIVPGKQFLAGIMPVEPFSPGPTAVFSRSGTLTYEVASRLTAAGIGQALAVGIGGDPFGGAGFVELCEMVRDDARVKAVMVIGEVGGTAEEELAEYVQRTVYPKPVLAFVAGLTAPPGRTLGHAGALLERPGGAAEKLACLEQAGITVCGELGEVAGVMAEALCRG
- a CDS encoding 2-oxoacid:acceptor oxidoreductase family protein → MSGAGEGSGNGAANGNGVRQVLARYEIRLSGLGGQGILTMGKLLGQALALGHGYYVTQTQSYGPEARGGASRSDLVVSSEPISYPKTEYLDLLVALSQEAAAGYYSYLKPRGTLLVDSELVRQSPTNVFLGLPFTRLAREKVGVPQATNVVALGAVAFLLPFARIEAMRKSLKTALPEKIRDANLKALNLGYQEAKKHFGQPIALPDPAGEEETNGVRMDLTNIMTDD
- a CDS encoding 2-oxoacid:ferredoxin oxidoreductase subunit beta; protein product: MAEITQLIHHYLRHNKKFPLVFCPGCGHGIVLGSLVRSVHALGLAKDNVVIVAGIGCSGRIAAYVDFNTVHTTHGRALTVATGIKMANPKLTVIAVMGDGDAFSIGGNHLIHAARRNIGVTALVLNNFIYGMTGGQCSSTTPEGAYSHTSPMGQLESAFDIVELTRAAGAAGVSRGTVFHVKELDALLTDALTRPGFNLVEALTPCFTQYGRGNGFKSAVEMFRWLKNSCLPLERYAKLEDPGGKIPIGSFVRRDVPGLETRYAAMCQGLRAKKGGAA